The Hyalangium ruber genome includes a window with the following:
- a CDS encoding sensor histidine kinase: MAQPALPRILAAAPPFAVPDEARPFLQALLNAPGWAVGFLDRELRVQWANDALSALMGQPLSTLLGRPLAEAWAVLAPALSPLCARALAGEAVTGETLSGALSGPSSTEGMRHLRLSLMPAMTGGLLAGVTLMVQDETEQVREAERAREAETRLSALVDLSCDGYLIHDGSVVLEASRGGASLLGCTPEELSGQPVTRFLSPESRAASLEALRHMLEVPYELTAVRRTGQRVPLQVLAREVNYRGQPARLMAMWDISGRKAAEEAAMRTEYLREQFLGLVGHDLHNPLSTLHHGVQSLQRDGNLVGEQARNLSYMASAARRMERTVREMLDFTQARLTGGLRVQPAPVNLEAVVDAVLAEQRMTQPDRTILVATEGDLKGQWDEMRLMQLLCNLLQNALYHSPKGASVALDVKGASDGVTLSVLHQGPALPPEDREAVFEPFRRGKRAGGGELGLGLYVARQIAEAHGGRISVESSAERGTSFKAWLPRRVTVTY, translated from the coding sequence ATGGCCCAGCCCGCTCTTCCGCGAATTCTTGCCGCCGCGCCGCCCTTCGCGGTGCCGGATGAAGCCAGGCCTTTTCTCCAGGCCCTACTGAACGCGCCAGGTTGGGCGGTGGGCTTCCTGGACCGGGAATTGAGGGTGCAGTGGGCCAATGACGCGCTCTCGGCGCTCATGGGCCAGCCGCTCTCGACGCTCCTGGGCCGGCCGCTGGCGGAGGCGTGGGCGGTGCTGGCTCCGGCGCTCTCTCCGCTCTGTGCGCGCGCGCTGGCGGGCGAGGCGGTCACCGGCGAGACGCTGTCGGGAGCCCTGAGCGGGCCATCCTCCACGGAGGGCATGCGCCACCTGCGGCTCAGCCTGATGCCGGCGATGACCGGAGGGCTGCTGGCCGGCGTCACCCTGATGGTCCAGGACGAGACGGAGCAGGTGCGGGAGGCGGAGCGGGCCCGGGAGGCCGAGACGCGCCTGAGCGCGCTGGTGGACCTCTCGTGCGACGGCTACCTCATCCACGATGGCAGCGTGGTGCTGGAGGCCAGCCGGGGCGGCGCCTCCCTGCTAGGCTGCACGCCGGAGGAGCTGAGCGGGCAGCCGGTGACGCGCTTCCTGTCACCCGAGTCGCGCGCGGCCTCGCTGGAGGCCCTGCGGCACATGCTGGAGGTGCCCTACGAGCTGACGGCGGTGCGCCGGACCGGCCAGCGGGTGCCGCTCCAGGTGCTGGCGCGCGAGGTGAACTACCGGGGACAACCCGCGCGACTGATGGCCATGTGGGACATCAGCGGGCGCAAGGCGGCCGAGGAGGCCGCGATGCGCACCGAGTACCTGCGCGAGCAGTTCCTGGGGCTGGTGGGGCATGATCTGCACAACCCGCTGAGCACGCTCCACCACGGGGTGCAGTCGCTGCAGCGCGACGGGAACCTGGTGGGCGAGCAGGCGCGCAACCTCTCCTACATGGCCAGCGCCGCCCGCCGCATGGAGCGCACCGTGCGCGAGATGCTGGACTTCACCCAGGCGCGGCTCACGGGCGGCCTGCGCGTGCAGCCCGCCCCGGTGAACCTGGAGGCGGTGGTGGACGCCGTGCTGGCCGAGCAGCGGATGACCCAGCCGGACCGCACCATCCTGGTGGCCACCGAGGGCGATCTGAAGGGCCAATGGGACGAGATGCGGCTGATGCAGCTCTTGTGCAACCTGCTGCAGAACGCCCTGTACCACAGCCCCAAGGGGGCCTCGGTCGCACTGGACGTGAAGGGCGCGTCCGACGGCGTCACCCTGTCGGTGCTGCACCAGGGCCCTGCCCTGCCCCCCGAGGACCGGGAGGCCGTGTTCGAGCCCTTCCGGCGAGGCAAGCGGGCCGGCGGAGGCGAGCTGGGGCTGGGGCTCTACGTCGCCCGGCAGATCGCCGAGGCGCACGGCGGGCGCATCAGCGTGGAGTCCTCGGCGGAGCGCGGAACGAGCTTCAAGGCGTGGCTGCCCCGACGGGTGACGGTTACCTATTAG
- the atpH gene encoding ATP synthase F1 subunit delta, which translates to MVNVSIARRYARALLDVAAEGQRIDAVAEQLLSFVTAFEKSRELSDVLLNPAYTRTQRSQVVEALMKMMGTVEPALANTLRLLVDRNRLIYLPDIARAYRDMADARSGRARGVVTSAAPMTPEALEALRKNLQQLTQRNVVLETRVDPSLLGGVSAQVGSVLYDGSVRTQLEQMRRELKQL; encoded by the coding sequence ATGGTGAACGTGTCCATCGCCCGCCGCTACGCCCGTGCGCTCCTCGATGTCGCCGCCGAAGGGCAGCGCATCGACGCCGTCGCCGAGCAGCTCCTCTCCTTCGTGACGGCCTTCGAGAAGAGCCGCGAGCTCTCGGACGTGCTCCTCAACCCCGCCTACACGCGCACCCAGCGCAGCCAGGTGGTGGAGGCGCTCATGAAGATGATGGGCACCGTGGAGCCCGCGCTGGCCAACACCCTGCGCCTGCTGGTGGACCGCAACCGCCTCATCTACCTGCCGGACATCGCCCGCGCCTACCGCGACATGGCCGATGCCCGCTCGGGCCGCGCCCGGGGCGTCGTCACCAGCGCCGCTCCCATGACGCCCGAGGCCCTGGAGGCGCTGCGCAAGAACCTCCAGCAGCTCACCCAGCGCAACGTCGTCCTCGAGACGCGCGTGGATCCGAGCCTGCTGGGCGGAGTCTCCGCGCAGGTGGGCAGCGTCCTCTATGACGGCAGCGTGCGCACCCAGCTGGAGCAGATGCGCCGCGAGCTCAAGCAGCTCTGA